Genomic window (Microcoleus sp. FACHB-831):
ACAATGTGATTCTCAATGTCGTGCGTCGCTATGATGTGGATGCAGTGCATCTAGATGATTATTTCTATCCCTATCCCATCGACGGTAAGCCTTTCCCCGATGATAAAACATATGCAGCTTATCAGTTAGCTGGGGGTACGTTGAGCTTGGGCGACTGGCGGCGCGATAATATAAATCAGATGGTTCAGCGCTTATCGAAGGGTATTAAAGCAGCAAAACCTTACGTCAAATTTGGCATTAGTCCCTTTGGTATTTACCGCGTCGGAGAACCAGCACAAATTCGAGGTTTGGATAGTTATCAGGAGCTTTATTCTGACTCCAAAAAATGGCTGGAGCAAGGCTGGGTTGATTATTTATCTCCGCAACTTTACTGGCGCATCGAACCGCCTGCTCAGAGTTATCCGGTTTTGCTGAAGTGGTGGAGCGAACATAACCCAAAGAAGCGACACATTTATGTTGGTAATAATTTAAATAAGCTGGATGGGAAGCTCTGGACAAGTGAAGAAATTGACAACCAAATTGAGATTACTCGCAACCTTAAAGCGCAGTTTTCACTGGGAAATATCTTCTATAGTATGGAGGCTTTAGCTGAAAATCGTCAGGGCATTTATGACAATTTCAAAAACTTAGTTTATGCCCAACCCGCCCTGGTGCCAACTATGGCATGGCTGAATAATGTGCCTCCAGCCCCTCCAGCAAGTGTTAGCGTGAGCAACAACAACATTACTTGGAATGCAGCTTCGACAGAAAATATTCGTTACTGGACGCTCTATAGAAAAAATGGAGATGTTTGGAAGCTTCTAAAAATCTTTGATGGGGCGACGAGAGTGGCAACTGTTGCAGCAGGAACTTATGCTATATGCGCCGTTGATAGGTTGGCGAATGAAAGCGGGGGAGTGGTTGTTGCTGTTAAATAATATGCGTAAGGGGGAATAAGGAAACAGTTAGGAGTTATGAGCTAAGAAGGCAGTAATTTTTACTTGTAACTCCTAAATGTTTTGGGCGATCGCGTTAGCAGTGTTGTGCGTAAGTAGGGTTGGTACATTCTTTTTCTACCGGATAAACATTAGACCACGCACAAAACATCCGCAGGCAATTTCGACCCTCACCCTTGGCTTGATAAAGGCAGCGATCGGCCTGACGCAATAAAGTTTGAGAATCAACTAAATTAGTACCGCTAGCGATCGCGCCACCGATACTGATCGATACTGATAGCAACAGAGTCTCAGAAACCTTGATTGGGTCTTTGGCTATGCAAGAGCGTAAAAATTCGCCGTATTCCCAAGCAGCTTCCGGACTCAGCCCTTGGGTGATGCAGACAAATTCTTCGCCGCCATAGCGATACAACTGGCTGTTGGGGCGTGCGTTCGACTGCAACCGTCCGGCGATCGCTTGCAATACGCTATCTCCTACACTATGACCGTGCGTATCGTTAACCCGCTTGAAATAATCCACATCGATCACGAACAGACATAAATAGCGGTAGCGAGTATTAGCATCGCGGTTCCCCACCTGTCGCAGCATATGCGGTAAAGCCCGATCCATTGCCCGACGATTTAATAAACCTGTCAGCTGATCGGTAAGTGAAAGGGATTCTAGCAGTTCGTTACGTGCAGTAAGCTGCTGGTTAGCTTGTAGCAATGCTTTATTTGCTACTCGCAATTCTTGCATTAACCCCTGCGATCGCAGCCCAGCTCGCACCCGCGCCCGCAATTCGCTCATATCAATTGGTTTTGATAGATATTCATCTGCGCCTGTATCAAGCCCTTCCACTCGGTCTTTTACATCCCCCCGAATTGTTAGCAAGATAAAAAATGTTACTGATAATTCTGGATCGGACTTTATCTGGCGGCACACCTCTAGCCCATTCAGCGCAGGCATCATCCAGTCACAGATGATTAAATGAGGGCGTATTTGCCGTGCTTTAGCCAAACCATCTTCACCATTGCTGGCTACCGTGACTTCATGACCCATCAGTTGAAGCGAATTTTTTATTACTAACAAAACGCTGGGATCGTCATCAATAATTAAAATTTTCGCCATCGAGGAAACTTGCGTCGAGCTGCTATTACCAACTGTTAGGCTTAACGTCGATTCTGGTTCGCAAGTCTCTCCCTGAATCATTCTAGATGTGAAAGCTTGGACTCGCTCCAAATGCTTTTCTATCTTTATTAATAACTCAGGAACTCCCTCTAAGCTTTTTTGTTTAGCTTGACTTTCCATTGCAAGAGCGATCGCTTGCATGGATTGTACTCCTACATTGGCACTTCCACCTTTAATTTGGTGCGCTTTATGCTCTACCGTTATAAAATCCTGTACAGATATTGCTGTTTTTACACCTGTTAAATTCATTTGCGCGTCTTCTACAAACGCTTGCAAAATTTCTATCTGCAAATTTACATTTCCCAGCGTTATATCGTTCAAGCGGTTTAGATCGACAATGCCGTTGACATCCGCTTCATCTATTCTTGGTAGTAAGTTTCCTGGAACCGCTGTTGTTAGCTCTATCTGGCTATAGTCATTCTTGCCAGTTAAATTCACCTGACTCCAATGTTCTAAGCAAGCCCCTAATTCTTGTTCGCTGACAGGTTTTATCAGGTAATCATCCATCCCAAGATGGAGGCATCTGGCTCTATTTTCTATCATGCCATTCGTGGTAATGGCGATCGCTATTGTATGTTTACCTCTGCCTTCTAATTCACGTATCTTGCTGATGGTTTCATAACCGTCCAATACGGGCATTTGGCAATCTAGCAGCACGATGTCATAGTTCGACCGAGCCATCATCCCCAAGGCTTCTTGACCATTAGCAGCACTTTCCGCTTCATAACCAAGCTTTTTTAACTGTTTTAAGACAACCATTTGGCTAACGCGGCTATCTTCTACCAAGAGAATTTTCAGTCGTGACTGCTTGCTCATATATACCTATGGATGACTGGACTGTTAATTTAGTTGCTAAAATGTTAAATTATGTTAAAAAATCAACTTTTTTTTGTTCGTATAGAGCATAACATTGCCACGTTAATCCCTGTGCTTAGTACTAAGGCCAACAACTGTAATTCTACTGAGAAACAAAGACAATAGCTAGAGAAAATTGCTATACATCAGTAGATGCACTACTTGTTCGCACATAGGCTTTTCTCAAGCTTTAATAATTTTCTGGGGATAAACACAATTTATTGCAGGCGTTTTTAAAGACGCCAGTCTCCCCGCAGGGTGCATCAACATTACAATCTATTGAACTAACGTCACCACTGCCTTGTTTTCAATACATTTATAAAATTTAGAACGGCCATAGCGAGCGAGATGAAAGCACCTTTACCTGATAACGAACAAGAGCGCATTGAAGCGCTGCGGCAGTATGACATCCTGGATACCGCAGCTGAAGAGGCATTTGACGATATTACGCTTTTGGCTGCACACATTTGCTCCACCCCCGTTGCTGGCATTAGCCTAGTTGACTCAAATCGGCAATGGTTCAAATCTAAAGTCGGTCTTACGGCTCAGGAAACACCCAGGGATCTTGCTTTTTGCTCCCACACCATAGTGCAAAACGAACTGTTTGTTGTACCGGACGCTACACTCGACCACCGGTTTGCAAACAATCCTCTAGTAATTTCAACTCCTAACATCCGGTTTTACGCAGGGGCACCGCTAATTACAGTAGATGGCTTGGCAGTGGGAACCCTTTGTGTAGTTGATTCTGTGCCGAGATATTTAAGCCCTGAACAGATGGCCGCGCTACAAGTCTTAGGTCGTGGGGTAATAGCACAGCTGGAGTTACGACGGCAGAAACGCAGTAGCGAATCGCTAGCCATATTAACGCACTTCGGCGACAATCCGCGCAAGATGGCAGAGGAAGAGCAAGCTCATTTCTTCTCGCTTTCGCTGGATCTGCTTTGTATTGCTGATATGAAAGGCTATTTTAAACTATTAAATCCGGCTTGGACAAAAGCCCTGGGCTTTACAAATGAGGAACTACAGAGCAAACCATTCATAGAATTTGTTCATCCTGAAGACCGTGAAGCAACCATTGCCGAAATGCAGAAAGTTATAGCGGGTGTAGAAACACTTTCCTTTGAAAATCGCTATTTGTGCAAAGATGGTTCCTACAAATGGCTGTTGTGGAAAGCAACCCCGGTAAGCGAACAGGGATTAATTTACGCAGTTGCTCACGACGTTACCAATCGCAAGCATGCTGAAGAAGAAATGCGTCGCGCTCAAACGTTCCTTAATTCCATTTTGGAAAACATTCCTCACATGATTTTTGTTAAGGATGCGCGGGAACTCAGGTTTGTAAGCGTAAACAAAACGGGAGAGGAACTGCTTGGCCTTTCCAAAGAAGAGTTAATAGGGAAAAACGACCAAGATTTT
Coding sequences:
- a CDS encoding response regulator, which produces MSKQSRLKILLVEDSRVSQMVVLKQLKKLGYEAESAANGQEALGMMARSNYDIVLLDCQMPVLDGYETISKIRELEGRGKHTIAIAITTNGMIENRARCLHLGMDDYLIKPVSEQELGACLEHWSQVNLTGKNDYSQIELTTAVPGNLLPRIDEADVNGIVDLNRLNDITLGNVNLQIEILQAFVEDAQMNLTGVKTAISVQDFITVEHKAHQIKGGSANVGVQSMQAIALAMESQAKQKSLEGVPELLIKIEKHLERVQAFTSRMIQGETCEPESTLSLTVGNSSSTQVSSMAKILIIDDDPSVLLVIKNSLQLMGHEVTVASNGEDGLAKARQIRPHLIICDWMMPALNGLEVCRQIKSDPELSVTFFILLTIRGDVKDRVEGLDTGADEYLSKPIDMSELRARVRAGLRSQGLMQELRVANKALLQANQQLTARNELLESLSLTDQLTGLLNRRAMDRALPHMLRQVGNRDANTRYRYLCLFVIDVDYFKRVNDTHGHSVGDSVLQAIAGRLQSNARPNSQLYRYGGEEFVCITQGLSPEAAWEYGEFLRSCIAKDPIKVSETLLLSVSISIGGAIASGTNLVDSQTLLRQADRCLYQAKGEGRNCLRMFCAWSNVYPVEKECTNPTYAQHC